From one Bombyx mori chromosome 5, ASM3026992v2 genomic stretch:
- the LOC101745110 gene encoding N-acetylgalactosamine kinase has protein sequence MNNQRHDEIPILKTTADTRINQLNEKFEEEFGIKPNFTVKVPGRVNIIGEHIDYCGYPVLPMALEQSILIAVGLINEKDLRIRNTNSKYCKFQMDISKPEDFDIKPDEDGKPFWYNYVLCGVKGGLEFLNRKIRGGVIFLIDGNIPPASGLSSSSALVSASCLAFLHAQNAKISKLKIASLCAKSERYIGTQGGGMDQAIAFLAEKSSAQYITWNPLNATPVSLPENATFVVAHSLAEANKAATNDFNTRVIECRLAAKILAARSGIEVTKEIISLSELQKKLQKSLNEMLELVTEHLAKDLYLKSDICELLNIPEDELNRFYLTPNTRHLTEFKLKQRAIHVYEEAKRVDSFRYLCQHSTFKNELSTNSNNGDLLYENGVEKISNLIENLGVLMLESHESLKTHYECSHDNLDRLVDLSRKMNVYARLTGAGWGGCIVALCPKENVTKYIETLIDNFYVEHCNLDRVSARSHVFATTPNRGAVIYNFT, from the coding sequence ATGAATAATCAACGACACGAcgaaatacctatattaaaaacaACAGCTGATACACGAATCAATCAACTAAATGAAAAATTTGAAGAGGAATTTGGGATTAAGCCGAACTTCACTGTTAAAGTGCCGGGACGTGTTAATATAATTGGAGAACATATCGACTATTGTGGATATCCAGTGCTACCGATGGCTTTAGAACAAAGTATTTTGATTGCGGTTGGATTGATTAATGAAAAAGATTTAAGAATACGGAATACGAATTCTAAATACTGTAAATTTCAGATGGATATTTCGAAGCCAGAAGACTTTGACATAAAACCAGACGAAGATGGAAAACCGTTCTGGTACAATTACGTACTTTGTGGAGTAAAGGGTGGATTAGAATTTCTGAATAGAAAAATCAGAGGCGGTGTAATTTTTCTGATAGATGGAAATATTCCACCGGCTTCCGGACTATCAAGTTCGTCTGCCTTAGTAAGCGCTTCTTGTCTTGCTTTCTTACATGCTCAGAATgctaaaataagtaaattaaaaatagcttcTTTATGTGCCAAAAGCGAACGTTATATTGGCACTCAGGGTGGTGGAATGGATCAGGCTATTGCTTTTCTGGCGGAAAAATCTAGCGCTCAGTATATTACTTGGAATCCACTGAATGCTACGCCAGTATCCCTTCCTGAAAATGCTACCTTCGTTGTTGCACATAGTTTAGCTGAAGCAAACAAAGCTGCGACTAACGATTTTAACACAAGAGTCATAGAATGCAGACTGGCAGCCAAGATACTAGCTGCTCGTTCGGGTATTGAAGTTACGAAAGAAATTATTTCACTGAGCGAACTTCAAAAAAAGCTACAAAAATCATTAAACGAAATGCTAGAACTTGTAACCGAACATTTGGCTAAAGACCTGTATTTAAAAAGCGATATTTGTGAATTGCTGAATATACCAGAGGACGAATTGAACAGGTTCTATTTGACCCCGAACACTAGACATTTGaccgaatttaaattaaaacaacgtGCCATTCACGTTTACGAAGAAGCCAAGCGAGTTGATAGCTTCCGTTACTTGTGTCAGCATTCGACTTTCAAAAATGAATTATCGACAAACAGCAATAACGGTGATTTGCTCTATGAGAATGGCGTTGAaaagataagcaatttaattgaaaatctaGGAGTATTGATGTTGGAGAGCCATGAAAGTCTAAAGACACACTACGAATGCTCCCACGACAATCTGGATCGTTTGGTGGACTTATCGAGAAAGATGAACGTTTACGCCCGGTTAACAGGCGCGGGTTGGGGTGGATGCATTGTAGCGTTATGTCCAAAAGAAAATGTTACAAAATACATAGAAACGTTAATCGATAATTTTTATGTTGAACATTGCAATTTAGACAGGGTCAGTGCACGTTCACATGTTTTCGCAACGACGCCTAATCGCGGTGCtgttatttacaattttacatgA